TTATGGGAGAGTGATCCCACGTCTGTTCAACCTGGAGAAGAACTCAGTGTTACAGCCGCGTAAGGCGTTGTTCGCACATACAGTGGACGCTCGTCGTTCCATGGCGGACGAACCTAACCGTATCACTGCTGTGGTACATAAACCAGGTACCTGGATATGGATCATTCCTTTCTCCACTGGTATCACTTCTGTAGGCTTCGTAGGCGATCCGTCATTCTTTGATGGTTTCCCGGGTACACTGGAAGACAAATACCGTGCAATGCTGGAATCAGAGCCATTTACCAGAGAGCGATTCCGTGATGTGGAACTGGTGTTTGAACCGCGTGTACTGGAATCATGGTCGGCTACTACTGATAAGTTCTATGGAGATGGTTTTGTACTGACAGGTAACGTAACAGAATTTCTCGACCCTATTTTCTCATCTGGCGTAACTTTGGCCTGCGTTTCTTCGCAGACAGCGGCCAAACTGGTGATCAGTAAGCTGAAAGGGGAGAACGTGGACTGGGATAAAGAATACATGGAACCGACCATGCAGGGGGTGAATACCTTCCGTTCTTATGTAATGGCATGGTATGAGGGGACGCTGGATAAAATATTTTTCTCCGATGAGAAACGTCCGGACGTGAAAAACCAGATCTGTTCAGTATTGGCAGGATATGTATGGGATATGACTAATCCATACGTGAAAAATCATGATACTGCGCTGAAGCGTCTGGCACGTACGATTGAATTATCAGAAATCATAAAACAGGACCAATAGTTTGTATAACGGCGAGGCATATATAACAGGTAGCTGCGTGATCCGGAACAACCGGGTTTACAAAGATGGCGCATTATTGTGGGAGGCACCGCAGGACCAGGAATTACCGGAATTTCTACGGGCAGGATATGATCATTTCGCTGGTCAGTATCCCAAGTTTCACAAAATGGACCCGCTGAGTAAACTGGGATGGCTGGCTACGGAAGTACTGCTGAAGGATCAGCCGTTGTCAGTCCCGCCGGAAAGAACAGGATTGGTACTGGCAAATAAAAGCGCCAGTCTGGACACGGATCTGCGGTATTTCGATACCGTGAAGGATATTGCCAGTCCGGCGCTTTTTGTATACACACTGCCTAACATTGTCATGGGCGAGATCAGCATCCGTCATGGTTTTAAAGGAGAGAATGCCTTTTTTACCATGGATACCTTTGATGCCGCATTCATCGCAGGATATGTTACGCAGCTGTTTGCAGAAGGTGCTGTTTCAGCGTGTATCTGCGGATGGGTGGAGGTCATGGGGCCTGTGTATGATGTATTCCTTTACAGGGTAGAGCAGCAGGGAGCAGGTGTTTTATTTAACACCGGCAATCTGCAAGAGATAATAAGCATTTAAATCATTTAGAGTTAATATAATCATGGAAAATTTGATGGCGGCGCTGAAGGCGCAGATCGTAGAACAGCTGAACCTGCAGGAAGTAAAACCTGAAGATATCGGGGATGATCAACCATTGTTCAAAGATGGCTTAGGGCTGGATTCTATCGATGCGCTGGAAATCATCGTATTGCTGCAGCAGCATTATGGTATCCGCATTGCCAATCCTGAGCAGGGGCCGGAAATATTCCATTCCGTGCGTACCATCGCTGAATTTATTACCGCCCACCAAACCAGTAAATAATGCATAGTGATGTATGGATTGCCGGAGGCGGCGTCATTTGTGGCATAGGCAATAACCTGTCTGAATGCCTGACTGCATTCAAACATATGGAGCCGGGCATGGCCCATATGGAGTATCTGCACTCCATACACCGCCATACATTTCCCGTAGTGGAAGTAAAAGCGGCAAATGAGACCCTGGCCGGTTGGACAGGTATGTCTGCAAAACTCAGCCGTACCGCGCTTCTCAGCCGAGTGGCAGCTGAGGAAGCCTGGCAAAGCACCGGTCTTGGAGATATACGGCAGTACCGGGTAGGTTTTGTTTCTGCGAATACAGTCGGCGGTATGGATAAGACGGAAGACTTCTTTGCAGACTATCTGCAGGACCCGTCCCAGGGTCATCTCAGTCAGGTCGTACACCATGAATGTGGCGCGATCACTGAACTGGTGGCCGATGCAATGGGCATCCGTCAT
The DNA window shown above is from Chitinophaga agri and carries:
- a CDS encoding NAD(P)/FAD-dependent oxidoreductase produces the protein MTREKVDVLVIGAGPAGSVAASIIHQAGYSVKIVEKLTFPRFVIGESLLPRCMEALEEAKFIDAIKAQGFQEKFGAKFVKGDKVCDFTFKEQHTKGWEWTWQVTRADFDKTLADTVASMGVPVSYETTVTDIRFNGSDSVTTVEDVNGNKSEIEARFIVDGSGYGRVIPRLFNLEKNSVLQPRKALFAHTVDARRSMADEPNRITAVVHKPGTWIWIIPFSTGITSVGFVGDPSFFDGFPGTLEDKYRAMLESEPFTRERFRDVELVFEPRVLESWSATTDKFYGDGFVLTGNVTEFLDPIFSSGVTLACVSSQTAAKLVISKLKGENVDWDKEYMEPTMQGVNTFRSYVMAWYEGTLDKIFFSDEKRPDVKNQICSVLAGYVWDMTNPYVKNHDTALKRLARTIELSEIIKQDQ
- a CDS encoding beta-ketoacyl synthase N-terminal-like domain-containing protein produces the protein MYNGEAYITGSCVIRNNRVYKDGALLWEAPQDQELPEFLRAGYDHFAGQYPKFHKMDPLSKLGWLATEVLLKDQPLSVPPERTGLVLANKSASLDTDLRYFDTVKDIASPALFVYTLPNIVMGEISIRHGFKGENAFFTMDTFDAAFIAGYVTQLFAEGAVSACICGWVEVMGPVYDVFLYRVEQQGAGVLFNTGNLQEIISI
- a CDS encoding phosphopantetheine-binding protein; this encodes MENLMAALKAQIVEQLNLQEVKPEDIGDDQPLFKDGLGLDSIDALEIIVLLQQHYGIRIANPEQGPEIFHSVRTIAEFITAHQTSK